A single Flavobacterium sp. 1 DNA region contains:
- a CDS encoding carbohydrate kinase family protein: MEEIDILCVGEVLVDFIGRQEGVLINETRDYHRYLGGSPTNVAMNSTRLGLNTIMVATVGNDGFGSYITKRLASVGVNTNHLNVLDDKSTSVIFVSRSEGTPDFIPYRSADCCIYEEQISREILSRTKIFHTTCFALSKNPAQKTILKKAQEAHDLGCKLSIDINYAKKLWKSQKKAFKVIKTYCQFNPLIKISEDDMLRLFEKELPHNEIFEFFHDQGVDTVCLTLGSKGVKLSQKGKGIIQMPAIKIDMVLDSTGAGDAFWSGFLFAHIKEKPINECLDIALKLAALKLQNVGRLPDNINILSKLL; the protein is encoded by the coding sequence ATGGAGGAAATAGACATCCTTTGTGTTGGTGAAGTTCTGGTAGATTTTATTGGGCGTCAAGAAGGTGTGCTTATTAATGAAACTAGAGATTATCATAGGTATTTAGGAGGTTCGCCTACTAATGTTGCCATGAATTCAACGCGATTAGGTTTGAATACTATTATGGTTGCAACTGTTGGAAACGATGGTTTTGGATCCTATATTACGAAACGATTAGCGAGTGTTGGCGTGAATACAAACCATCTTAACGTCCTGGATGATAAATCGACTAGTGTGATTTTTGTTTCAAGATCCGAGGGTACACCAGATTTCATTCCGTATCGTTCAGCAGATTGTTGCATTTATGAAGAACAAATTTCAAGGGAAATACTATCCCGTACAAAGATATTTCATACCACTTGTTTTGCATTAAGTAAAAATCCCGCACAGAAAACTATCTTAAAGAAAGCACAAGAAGCTCACGATTTAGGATGTAAGTTAAGTATCGATATTAACTATGCAAAAAAGCTGTGGAAAAGTCAAAAGAAGGCTTTTAAAGTAATCAAAACCTATTGCCAGTTCAATCCATTAATAAAAATTAGTGAAGATGATATGCTGCGTCTTTTTGAAAAGGAACTTCCTCATAACGAGATATTTGAATTTTTTCACGATCAAGGAGTAGATACAGTTTGCCTGACTTTAGGCAGCAAAGGGGTGAAATTATCTCAAAAAGGGAAAGGAATAATACAAATGCCGGCAATAAAAATTGACATGGTTTTGGACTCCACTGGTGCAGGCGATGCTTTTTGGTCCGGATTCTTATTTGCTCATATAAAAGAAAAACCAATTAATGAATGTTTGGATATCGCTTTAAAATTAGCAGCTTTAAAACTGCAAAATGTAGGACGACTGCCAGATAACATCAACATCCTTTCTAAACTTCTATAA
- a CDS encoding glycosidase, producing the protein MQHKNKNISNGVMLNVYPDSIGEKFSDTVGMLKMDVFKDVFSFIYVLPTFFNSDLDRGFSIIDYDINKELVDIKDLKDLNELQIKLKFDIVLNHLSVASPQFKDLLQYGNESKFKDFFINWNEFWEGNGVKNEDGIVIPEPKFLNKLFMRKSGLPILKVRFPDSTEQPYWNTFYQQVTYNPIAVEDLQNIKGLTEAQNLFIVTLVNAAMNNNQDFTTLNFEDCTPLKLEILQIVEQKRSYLGQMDVNAASPLVWEFYEETLKKLSDYGCTILRLDAFAYLHKQVGESNFFNKPGTWDYLDRIKKIAQQNNLMLLPEIHAEYGLHLHDEVANEGYYIYDFFLPGLTIHTIENQTSKALISWTKEIIAKGYKTVNMLGCHDGIPVLDLKGKEVNGVYNKGLLEDAEIEKIMTTIMERGGRVKNLYDPSGNKISYYQINATFFSALGENEQKLLLARAIQMFMPGIPQVWYLDIFAGKNNYEAADNGGSAGHKEINRTTLSMQDIEQGLKTEVVNKQLEIIRLRNTSNAFSGEVDINDAEDDILDIKWGNGTSFANLKANLKTKAFTIDYTENGMLSKMSF; encoded by the coding sequence ATGCAGCATAAAAATAAAAATATCAGCAATGGAGTAATGCTAAATGTTTATCCAGATAGTATAGGAGAGAAATTTAGTGATACCGTAGGCATGCTCAAGATGGACGTTTTTAAAGATGTCTTTTCTTTTATATATGTATTGCCAACTTTTTTTAACAGTGATTTAGATAGAGGTTTTTCAATCATTGATTATGATATAAACAAGGAACTAGTAGACATAAAAGATTTAAAGGACTTGAATGAACTCCAGATAAAGCTTAAGTTTGATATTGTATTGAATCATCTCTCTGTGGCTTCACCACAGTTTAAAGACCTGCTGCAATACGGGAATGAATCTAAATTTAAAGATTTTTTTATCAACTGGAATGAATTCTGGGAAGGAAATGGGGTAAAAAATGAAGATGGAATTGTAATTCCAGAACCGAAGTTTCTCAATAAATTATTTATGAGAAAGTCAGGTTTGCCCATATTAAAAGTGCGTTTCCCAGATAGTACAGAACAGCCGTATTGGAATACTTTTTATCAGCAAGTAACCTACAATCCGATTGCTGTTGAAGATTTACAAAACATAAAAGGATTGACTGAGGCTCAAAATCTATTTATTGTTACTCTAGTGAATGCCGCAATGAATAACAATCAAGATTTTACCACCCTAAACTTTGAAGATTGTACCCCTCTTAAATTAGAAATTTTACAAATTGTAGAGCAAAAGCGTTCCTATTTAGGACAAATGGATGTCAATGCTGCATCACCTTTGGTTTGGGAATTTTATGAGGAAACACTAAAAAAATTAAGTGATTATGGTTGTACTATTCTTCGATTAGATGCTTTTGCTTATTTGCATAAACAAGTAGGAGAGTCCAATTTTTTTAATAAACCTGGAACCTGGGACTATTTAGACCGAATCAAGAAAATAGCACAGCAAAATAATTTAATGTTGTTGCCAGAAATTCACGCAGAATATGGTTTGCATTTACACGATGAAGTAGCCAATGAAGGATATTATATCTATGACTTTTTCTTACCTGGTTTAACGATTCATACTATCGAAAATCAAACAAGTAAAGCATTGATTAGCTGGACTAAGGAAATTATTGCCAAAGGATATAAAACGGTAAATATGCTTGGTTGCCACGATGGAATACCAGTTTTAGATTTGAAAGGCAAGGAAGTAAACGGTGTTTACAATAAAGGATTATTAGAAGATGCCGAGATTGAAAAAATAATGACCACAATCATGGAACGTGGTGGTCGTGTGAAAAATCTTTACGACCCTTCCGGGAATAAAATTTCTTACTATCAAATAAATGCTACTTTTTTTAGTGCATTGGGTGAAAATGAACAAAAGTTACTGCTTGCGAGAGCCATTCAAATGTTTATGCCTGGAATACCGCAGGTTTGGTATCTAGATATTTTTGCAGGCAAAAACAATTATGAAGCGGCAGATAATGGAGGTAGTGCCGGACATAAAGAAATTAATCGCACCACATTGTCAATGCAGGATATCGAGCAAGGGCTGAAAACAGAAGTTGTTAATAAACAACTCGAAATCATTCGTTTAAGAAATACTTCAAATGCCTTTTCAGGTGAAGTAGATATAAATGATGCTGAAGATGACATCTTGGATATCAAATGGGGTAATGGTACTAGCTTTGCGAACCTAAAAGCGAACCTTAAAACCAAGGCTTTTACAATTGACTATACAGAAAATGGTATGCTAAGCAAGATGAGTTTCTAA
- a CDS encoding thymidylate synthase, with protein sequence MKQYLDLVQHVMNNGCQKGDRTGTGTKSVFGYQMRFDLSEGFPMVTTKKLHLKSIIYELLWFLKGDTNIKYLQENGVKIWDAWADSQGNLGPVYGHQWRNWNSEEIDQISELITELKTNPNSRRMLVSAWNPSVLPDTTKSFEENVANNKAALPPCHAFFQFYVISPDTTKGETKGKLSCQLYQRSADIFLGVPFNIASYALLTMMIAQVCDLDLGEFIHTFGDAHIYNNHFEQLELQLSREPKPLPKMILNPNIKNIFDFDFDDFTLEGYEPHALIKGNVAV encoded by the coding sequence ATGAAACAATACCTAGACTTAGTACAGCATGTTATGAATAACGGCTGTCAAAAAGGAGATCGAACTGGAACTGGAACAAAAAGTGTATTTGGCTATCAAATGCGGTTTGATTTAAGCGAAGGTTTTCCAATGGTGACTACCAAAAAACTACACCTTAAATCTATTATATACGAATTACTTTGGTTTTTGAAAGGCGATACTAATATTAAATACCTTCAGGAAAATGGAGTAAAAATATGGGATGCTTGGGCAGATAGCCAGGGTAATTTAGGTCCGGTTTACGGACATCAATGGCGTAATTGGAACAGTGAAGAAATAGACCAAATTTCAGAGCTTATTACTGAATTAAAAACAAATCCAAACAGCCGCAGAATGCTTGTTTCGGCATGGAATCCATCTGTATTGCCAGACACTACTAAATCATTTGAGGAAAATGTCGCCAATAATAAGGCTGCTTTACCTCCTTGTCATGCCTTTTTTCAATTTTATGTTATTTCACCAGATACCACTAAAGGAGAAACCAAAGGAAAACTTTCCTGCCAATTGTATCAGCGCAGTGCAGACATATTTCTCGGAGTGCCTTTTAATATTGCCTCTTATGCATTGCTAACGATGATGATTGCACAAGTTTGTGATCTTGATCTAGGCGAATTTATACATACCTTTGGAGATGCGCATATTTACAACAACCATTTTGAGCAACTTGAATTACAGCTTAGCCGTGAACCCAAACCGCTTCCAAAAATGATCTTAAATCCAAATATAAAAAACATCTTCGATTTTGATTTCGATGATTTCACATTAGAAGGATACGAGCCTCATGCCCTTATTAAAGGAAATGTAGCTGTATAA
- a CDS encoding bifunctional nuclease family protein has product MSLVKLSIKGISYSQTQNGAYALILNEVDGERKLPIVIGAFEAQSIAIALEKEIKPPRPLTHDLFKNFAERFDIVVKQVIIHKLVDGVFYSSIICERDKIEEIIDARTSDAIALAIRFNAPIFTYKNILDKAGIYLKANPLESEASNEIEDILSNPETFGSTESNESGNTYSNHSLQELNELLAQAVEHEDYEKAAKIRDEISKR; this is encoded by the coding sequence ATGAGCTTAGTTAAATTATCTATAAAAGGAATTTCATACAGTCAAACTCAAAATGGCGCCTATGCGTTAATCTTGAATGAGGTTGACGGGGAACGGAAATTGCCTATTGTTATTGGAGCGTTTGAAGCTCAGTCTATAGCAATTGCTTTGGAAAAAGAAATTAAGCCTCCACGCCCTTTGACACACGATTTGTTCAAGAATTTTGCAGAGCGTTTTGATATCGTTGTAAAACAAGTAATTATTCACAAATTGGTTGATGGCGTTTTTTATTCCAGCATTATTTGCGAAAGAGATAAAATTGAAGAAATAATTGATGCCCGAACTTCAGATGCAATTGCTTTGGCTATTCGATTTAATGCGCCTATTTTTACCTATAAAAACATATTGGACAAAGCAGGAATTTATTTGAAAGCCAACCCTCTTGAAAGCGAAGCGTCTAATGAAATAGAAGATATTCTTTCCAATCCAGAGACTTTTGGCTCAACCGAGAGTAACGAATCCGGCAATACGTATTCTAATCATAGTTTGCAGGAATTAAACGAATTATTAGCGCAAGCGGTCGAACATGAAGATTATGAAAAAGCGGCTAAGATTCGAGACGAAATTTCTAAGAGATAG
- a CDS encoding electron transfer flavoprotein subunit alpha/FixB family protein, whose translation MSILIYAESAEGKFKKVALELASYAKKVAESLGTTVTAVTVNAGDVSELSKYGVDKVLKVNNDKLTSFTAKAYADVIKQAAQKEAAKIVLLPSTTDSIYMASLVAVALEAGYASNVIGLPVNTSPFQVKRTAFSNKAFNITEINTDVKVLTIGKNSYGIFENASSLTEEDFNPTIGDADFGVKVVSVEKVSGKVSIADADIVVSAGRGLKGPENWGMIEELAGVLGAATACSKPVSDLGWRPHGEHVGQTGKPVATNLYIAIGISGAIQHIAGINSSKVKVVINSDPEAPFFKVADYGVVGDAFEIVPQLITKFKAFKEHQS comes from the coding sequence ATGTCAATATTAATATATGCAGAATCTGCAGAAGGAAAATTTAAAAAAGTAGCATTAGAATTAGCATCTTATGCAAAAAAAGTAGCCGAATCATTAGGAACAACCGTTACAGCTGTAACTGTAAATGCTGGTGATGTTTCCGAATTATCAAAATACGGAGTTGATAAGGTCTTGAAAGTAAACAATGACAAATTAACAAGCTTTACAGCTAAAGCCTATGCTGATGTCATCAAGCAGGCAGCTCAAAAAGAAGCAGCCAAAATAGTTCTATTACCTTCTACAACAGACAGCATCTACATGGCTTCTCTTGTAGCTGTAGCGTTAGAAGCTGGTTATGCTTCAAATGTTATTGGTTTACCGGTAAACACTTCACCATTTCAAGTAAAAAGAACTGCTTTTTCAAACAAAGCTTTTAATATCACTGAAATCAATACGGATGTAAAAGTATTAACTATAGGTAAAAACTCTTATGGTATCTTTGAAAATGCCTCTTCTTTGACTGAAGAAGATTTTAATCCAACTATCGGAGATGCTGATTTTGGAGTAAAAGTGGTCTCTGTAGAAAAAGTTTCAGGAAAAGTTTCAATTGCCGATGCCGATATCGTTGTTTCAGCCGGACGCGGTCTTAAAGGCCCTGAAAACTGGGGCATGATTGAAGAATTAGCAGGAGTTCTTGGAGCAGCAACTGCTTGTTCAAAACCTGTATCCGATTTAGGATGGAGACCTCATGGAGAACACGTAGGACAGACAGGAAAACCAGTAGCGACTAATTTATATATTGCTATTGGAATATCTGGAGCCATACAGCATATTGCAGGGATTAACTCTTCTAAAGTAAAAGTCGTTATTAACAGCGATCCCGAAGCGCCATTCTTTAAAGTAGCGGATTACGGAGTTGTAGGTGATGCATTCGAAATTGTGCCTCAATTAATAACTAAATTCAAAGCTTTCAAAGAACACCAATCTTAA
- a CDS encoding electron transfer flavoprotein subunit beta/FixA family protein, whose protein sequence is MKILVCISHVPDTTSKINFTNGDAEFDTNGVQYVINPNDEFGLTRAIWFQEQQGATVTIVNVGGPDTEPTLRKALAIGANEAIRVNANPTDGFFVAKQLAEVIKNCEYDIVIAGKESLDYNGGMVPGMIAGILGYNFLNSCTAITVEGTNVTAVREIDGGKETVSTTLPLIIGTQKGIVEEKDLRIPNMRGIMTARTKALTILEPVDAPANTKAVKFEKPAPKSAVKLVSADNLDELINLLHNEAKVI, encoded by the coding sequence ATGAAAATATTAGTTTGCATCAGTCACGTTCCTGATACTACATCAAAAATCAATTTCACTAACGGAGACGCTGAATTTGATACCAATGGAGTTCAATATGTAATTAATCCAAATGATGAATTTGGACTAACACGCGCAATATGGTTCCAAGAACAGCAAGGTGCTACAGTTACTATCGTTAATGTAGGCGGACCAGATACAGAACCTACTTTAAGAAAAGCATTGGCAATTGGCGCTAACGAAGCGATCCGTGTTAATGCAAATCCAACCGATGGCTTTTTTGTAGCTAAACAATTAGCCGAAGTAATTAAAAATTGTGAATATGACATTGTAATTGCAGGAAAAGAATCATTAGATTATAATGGCGGAATGGTTCCTGGTATGATTGCTGGTATTTTAGGGTACAACTTTTTAAATTCTTGTACAGCAATCACTGTTGAGGGAACGAACGTAACAGCTGTTCGCGAAATAGACGGCGGAAAAGAAACAGTAAGCACTACATTACCGCTTATCATCGGAACTCAAAAAGGAATTGTAGAGGAAAAAGATTTGCGTATTCCAAATATGAGAGGAATCATGACTGCCAGAACAAAAGCTTTGACGATTCTTGAACCTGTTGATGCACCTGCAAATACTAAAGCAGTGAAATTTGAAAAACCAGCTCCAAAATCGGCGGTGAAATTAGTTTCTGCAGATAATCTGGATGAATTAATTAATTTATTGCACAACGAAGCGAAAGTGATTTAA
- a CDS encoding pyruvate dehydrogenase complex E1 component subunit beta translates to MRTIQFREAICEAMSEEMRRDESIYLMGEEVAEYNGAYKASKGMLAEFGEKRVIDTPIAELGFTGIAVGSAMNGCRPIVEYMTFNFCLVGIDQIINNAAKMRQMTGGQFNVPIVFRGPTASAGQLGATHSQAIENWFANTPGLKVVVPSNVYDAKGLLKSAIRDNDPVIFMESEQMYGDKGEVPDGEYTIPIGVADIKREGTDVTIVSFGKIIKEAYIAADELAKEGISCEIIDLRTVRPMDNEAILTSVRKTNRLVILEEAWPFASVSSEIAYLVQEQAFDFLDAPIQRITTADTPAPYSPVLLKEWLPNAADVVKAVKKVLYK, encoded by the coding sequence ATGAGAACGATACAATTTAGAGAGGCCATTTGTGAAGCAATGAGTGAAGAAATGCGTCGCGATGAGTCCATATACTTAATGGGTGAAGAGGTTGCAGAATATAATGGTGCCTATAAAGCATCTAAAGGAATGCTAGCTGAGTTTGGTGAAAAAAGAGTAATCGATACACCAATTGCTGAACTTGGTTTTACTGGAATTGCAGTAGGATCGGCAATGAATGGCTGTCGTCCGATTGTTGAGTATATGACTTTCAACTTTTGTTTGGTTGGTATTGATCAAATTATAAATAACGCTGCAAAAATGCGTCAGATGACAGGCGGTCAGTTTAACGTGCCTATCGTTTTCCGTGGACCAACTGCTTCAGCAGGACAATTGGGAGCAACTCACTCTCAGGCTATCGAAAACTGGTTTGCCAATACTCCAGGTCTAAAAGTGGTAGTTCCGTCAAATGTTTATGATGCCAAAGGTTTATTAAAATCGGCTATTCGTGATAATGACCCAGTTATTTTCATGGAATCAGAGCAAATGTATGGTGACAAAGGTGAAGTGCCAGATGGTGAATATACTATTCCAATTGGAGTTGCCGATATTAAAAGAGAAGGGACTGATGTAACTATCGTTTCTTTTGGAAAAATTATCAAGGAAGCTTATATCGCAGCAGATGAATTGGCAAAAGAAGGAATCTCTTGTGAAATTATCGATTTGAGAACTGTTCGTCCAATGGATAATGAAGCAATTTTAACGTCTGTTAGAAAAACAAACCGATTGGTAATTCTTGAAGAGGCTTGGCCTTTTGCAAGTGTATCTTCAGAGATTGCTTACCTAGTTCAAGAGCAAGCTTTCGATTTCCTTGATGCTCCAATTCAACGTATCACTACTGCGGATACTCCAGCGCCATATTCTCCAGTATTATTGAAAGAATGGCTGCCAAATGCAGCAGATGTTGTGAAAGCAGTTAAGAAAGTATTATACAAATAA
- a CDS encoding DUF5686 and carboxypeptidase-like regulatory domain-containing protein, translating to MKKILAVIVLILITTNSLFGQTKVSGIVVDKQKQPVPYANVVFKNSSIGTVTNEDGRFYMESPNTYTTLVITSIGFSDKEITLSKTVNYNFTIELSEQLALKEVVVYTGKTSKKNNPALDILRKIWEKKRKNGLYQFAQYQMEKYEKVEFDINSIDSAYRKQKIFKGMEFIFDHVDTSKVTGKTYLPIFINEALVDVYGDNKIPKVKEITKASKTSGFDGNQQILSFIKDLYSDYNIYNNYIALFDKSFTSPLSKTGIDVYNYVLKDSAYIDKKWCYNIVFYPRRKNELTFKGDFWVNDTTFAIKKINMAVTKSANINWVKDIYVEQEFEVLNDSVFLLTKDYLMSDFAFNKKEKSKGVYGKRTTYYQNHKFNIEKPEKFYKEEVNFVDNEIYKKSNEYWEENRFEKLTKDEQGVYKMLDTLKNVQAFKQITSLVTMLASGYVNYGNFDFGPIFSTFGYNEVEGFKARLGARTYFGPNDPWRVQAFTAYGFTDQKFKYGFAGKWMIDKKNRIIISGGNRRDIEQLGSQLTTTNDILARNYGSSAFFTTGSNGKLTNIGLTNAYVAIEPVKNLTFQTGVSYKTLESASPVFSLDYYTALPSAANPAGVVKSTTTQSEFNIQAEYTPNRRTIAYGVERSVASSPYTTVFVNYSQGYKGVMNSDFNYKKIEIYYKQPIIIGPLGRTNLILELGKTFGTVPLGLLSIVPGNQTFFTIENTFSNLNYYEFITDKYATFQWNHDFNGRLFARIPFMRKLNWREFVGVKAVYGTVSDDNKAINASGLEYVAPENVYWEYNAGIGNIFKILRVDFSWRGGYLDVPNANKFAVKASFGFYF from the coding sequence ATGAAGAAAATATTAGCCGTTATCGTATTAATTCTTATTACAACGAATTCCCTTTTTGGTCAGACAAAAGTGAGCGGTATTGTTGTGGATAAACAAAAACAGCCTGTTCCTTATGCAAATGTTGTTTTCAAAAATTCAAGTATAGGTACTGTGACCAATGAGGACGGAAGATTTTATATGGAATCTCCAAATACCTATACAACACTGGTGATTACTTCGATTGGATTTTCTGATAAAGAAATTACGCTTAGCAAAACGGTTAATTATAATTTTACAATTGAATTAAGCGAACAGCTGGCTTTGAAAGAAGTAGTGGTTTATACTGGAAAAACTTCTAAGAAAAACAATCCGGCACTTGATATTCTGCGAAAAATTTGGGAAAAAAAGCGCAAAAACGGATTGTATCAGTTTGCTCAATACCAAATGGAGAAATATGAAAAAGTGGAATTTGATATCAATTCCATTGACAGTGCTTATAGAAAACAAAAGATTTTCAAAGGCATGGAATTTATATTTGACCATGTTGACACTTCGAAAGTAACGGGAAAAACCTATTTGCCTATTTTTATTAATGAAGCGTTGGTGGATGTTTATGGAGACAATAAAATACCGAAAGTAAAAGAAATTACAAAAGCCAGTAAGACTTCCGGTTTTGACGGGAATCAACAAATTTTATCATTCATAAAAGATTTATATTCAGATTACAATATATACAATAATTATATTGCCTTATTTGACAAAAGTTTTACAAGTCCGCTTTCTAAAACAGGAATTGATGTATATAATTATGTACTGAAAGACAGTGCATATATTGATAAAAAATGGTGTTACAATATTGTTTTTTATCCAAGGAGAAAAAACGAATTGACTTTCAAAGGTGATTTTTGGGTAAATGACACCACATTTGCCATAAAAAAGATCAATATGGCTGTTACCAAAAGTGCCAATATCAACTGGGTAAAAGATATTTATGTAGAACAGGAATTTGAAGTTTTAAATGATTCTGTTTTTCTTTTGACCAAAGATTACTTGATGTCTGATTTTGCCTTTAATAAAAAAGAAAAATCAAAAGGGGTTTATGGCAAGCGAACAACTTATTACCAGAATCATAAATTCAATATCGAAAAACCAGAGAAATTCTACAAAGAAGAAGTCAATTTTGTAGACAACGAAATATATAAAAAAAGCAATGAATACTGGGAAGAGAATCGTTTTGAGAAACTAACTAAAGACGAGCAGGGAGTTTATAAAATGCTCGACACTTTGAAAAACGTACAGGCGTTTAAGCAAATCACAAGTTTGGTAACCATGCTGGCTAGTGGTTATGTTAATTATGGCAATTTTGATTTTGGCCCTATTTTTTCCACTTTTGGATATAATGAAGTCGAAGGTTTTAAAGCCCGATTAGGTGCGAGAACCTATTTTGGTCCAAACGATCCTTGGCGGGTACAGGCTTTCACAGCTTATGGATTTACAGATCAAAAGTTTAAATATGGTTTTGCTGGAAAATGGATGATTGACAAGAAAAACCGAATTATTATTTCTGGAGGGAATAGGCGTGATATTGAACAATTGGGGTCTCAATTGACTACAACCAATGATATATTGGCTAGAAATTATGGCTCATCTGCCTTTTTTACAACAGGATCTAACGGTAAATTAACCAACATAGGTTTGACGAATGCTTACGTTGCTATAGAGCCAGTTAAGAATCTGACGTTTCAAACGGGAGTATCTTATAAAACATTGGAATCAGCTTCGCCTGTTTTTAGTTTAGATTATTATACCGCTTTGCCCTCGGCAGCAAATCCTGCGGGAGTTGTAAAAAGCACTACAACTCAATCTGAGTTTAATATTCAGGCAGAATATACTCCCAATCGAAGAACCATCGCTTATGGAGTTGAACGAAGCGTAGCCAGCAGTCCGTACACCACGGTATTTGTTAATTACAGCCAAGGATACAAGGGGGTAATGAATAGCGATTTTAATTATAAAAAAATCGAAATATATTACAAACAGCCCATCATTATTGGCCCTCTTGGACGCACTAATCTGATATTGGAACTTGGAAAAACTTTCGGGACAGTTCCTTTGGGCTTATTGAGTATAGTGCCTGGAAACCAGACGTTTTTTACTATTGAGAATACGTTTAGTAATCTTAATTATTACGAATTTATTACCGACAAGTATGCTACATTCCAGTGGAATCATGATTTCAACGGAAGACTGTTTGCTCGAATTCCTTTTATGCGAAAACTCAATTGGAGAGAATTTGTGGGTGTAAAAGCCGTTTACGGTACCGTTTCGGACGACAATAAAGCCATAAATGCTTCGGGCTTAGAGTATGTAGCACCAGAGAATGTGTATTGGGAATACAATGCAGGAATAGGAAATATTTTCAAGATATTACGTGTAGATTTCTCTTGGAGAGGTGGTTATCTCGATGTGCCAAATGCGAATAAATTTGCAGTAAAAGCATCCTTTGGGTTCTATTTTTAG
- a CDS encoding DNA-3-methyladenine glycosylase — MQEAIDHLFQKDPIFQYIIDTYGLPTIPKRPQGFETLVLLILEQQVSIDSAKATFLKIKAEHATFKPELLVDVSDDQYRAFGVSRQKSTYIKALSSAILNKEIDLESLPQKTAEQVREELIKIKGIGNWTIDIYLMFCLQEPDLLPLGDIAVVNTIKELLDIHDKSIMETHTINWSPYRSYATFLLWHYYLRKRKRTIVY; from the coding sequence ATGCAAGAAGCAATCGATCATCTTTTTCAAAAAGATCCCATATTTCAGTATATTATTGATACCTATGGATTGCCAACAATCCCAAAAAGGCCTCAAGGATTTGAGACATTAGTGCTGTTAATTTTAGAACAGCAAGTTTCCATAGATTCGGCCAAAGCGACTTTCTTAAAAATAAAAGCTGAACATGCCACTTTCAAACCCGAATTGCTTGTCGATGTTTCCGATGATCAATACAGGGCTTTTGGCGTAAGCCGACAAAAAAGCACTTATATAAAAGCATTATCGTCTGCTATCTTAAATAAAGAAATAGATTTAGAAAGCCTTCCTCAGAAAACGGCAGAGCAAGTCCGCGAAGAACTTATCAAAATTAAAGGAATAGGCAATTGGACAATTGATATTTATTTAATGTTTTGTCTGCAGGAACCCGATTTACTGCCTCTAGGCGATATAGCAGTAGTCAATACAATAAAAGAATTACTGGATATTCATGATAAATCCATTATGGAAACCCATACTATTAATTGGAGTCCATACCGGTCTTATGCTACATTTTTGCTATGGCATTATTATTTAAGAAAGCGTAAGAGAACAATAGTGTATTAG
- a CDS encoding inorganic diphosphatase produces the protein MTADKLKTFDVLIEIPRGSRNKYEYDFEIKRMRFDRMLFSSMMYPADYGFIPETLALDGDPLDVLVLVNEPTFPGCVMEVKPIGVFHMADDKGPDEKIICVPVSDPIWNSLENLSDINPHLLKEIEHFFQVYKDLENKQVDVEGWGDVDEAFDIIKECTQRFNDIPNKPEGLFSIK, from the coding sequence ATGACTGCAGACAAATTAAAGACTTTTGATGTATTAATTGAAATACCAAGAGGAAGTAGAAATAAATACGAGTATGATTTTGAAATTAAAAGAATGCGTTTTGACAGAATGTTATTCTCTTCAATGATGTACCCAGCTGATTATGGATTCATTCCTGAAACTTTAGCATTGGATGGTGATCCATTAGATGTTTTAGTATTGGTAAACGAGCCGACTTTTCCTGGTTGTGTAATGGAAGTGAAGCCTATTGGAGTTTTTCACATGGCCGATGACAAAGGACCAGACGAAAAAATAATCTGTGTGCCAGTTTCAGATCCAATCTGGAATTCGTTAGAAAACCTATCAGATATAAACCCGCACTTATTGAAAGAGATTGAACATTTTTTTCAAGTTTATAAAGACCTTGAAAACAAACAAGTAGACGTAGAAGGTTGGGGAGATGTGGATGAAGCATTTGATATTATCAAAGAATGTACACAGCGTTTTAATGATATTCCAAATAAACCTGAGGGATTATTTAGTATTAAATAA